In Natrinema amylolyticum, the following are encoded in one genomic region:
- a CDS encoding CopG family transcriptional regulator: MAKDTVRYPDDVVEEIDSLVEDGMFESKSEFYRFSAEYVLTLIDSDHEVKTFNFDEIKTELDISEEDHAKALGADGGTFFLDAVINVRKHGLRGNYEAAERFIDTHYDETDQECIILEELLGTYRDGSA, from the coding sequence ATGGCGAAGGATACCGTCAGGTACCCCGACGACGTGGTCGAAGAGATCGACTCGCTCGTCGAAGACGGTATGTTCGAGAGTAAATCCGAGTTCTATCGCTTCTCCGCGGAGTACGTGCTCACCCTGATCGATTCCGATCACGAGGTGAAGACCTTCAACTTCGACGAGATCAAGACGGAACTCGATATCAGCGAGGAGGACCACGCCAAAGCGCTCGGGGCCGACGGTGGCACGTTCTTCCTCGACGCCGTCATCAACGTTCGAAAACACGGGCTTCGCGGCAACTACGAGGCCGCCGAACGGTTCATCGACACTCACTACGACGAGACCGATCAGGAGTGTATCATCCTCGAGGAACTGCTCGGTACCTACCGCGACGGGTCGGCGTAG